One Catharus ustulatus isolate bCatUst1 chromosome 2, bCatUst1.pri.v2, whole genome shotgun sequence genomic window carries:
- the NIPA2 gene encoding magnesium transporter NIPA2 yields the protein MSQTRGKYDFCIGLVLAMSSSIFIGGSFILKKKGLLRLARKGSMRAGQGGHAYLKEWLWWAGLLSMGAGEVANFAAYAFAPATLVTPLGALSVLVSAILSSFFLNEKLNLHGKIGCLLSILGSTVMVIHAPQEEEVETLDEMSHKLGDPGFVVFATLVVIVSLILICVVGPRHGQTNILVYITICSVIGALSVSCVKGLGIAIKELFAGKPVLKHPLSWILLLSLTVCVSTQINYLNRALDIFNTSIVTPIYYVIFTTSVLTCSAILFKEWQHMAADDIIGTFSGFLTIIVGIFLLHAFKDVNFTLANLPLSLRKDDRAANGTLLSTYDSFNDDEESSACLGEMQSTESLSARRNGSLSAF from the exons ATGAGCCAAACTCGTGGGAAGTATGACTTCTGTATTGGTCTGGTGTTGGCTATGAGTTCCAGCATTTTCATTGGAGGAAGTTTCATCCTGAAAAAGAAAGGTCTCCTCCGGTTAGCAAGGAAAGGCTCCATGAGAGCAG GTCAAGGTGGTCATGCATACCTTAAGGAATGGCTGTGGTGGGCTGGACTTCTTTCAA tgggagctggagaaGTAGCGAACTTTGCTGCCTATGCTTTTGCACCAGCTACGTTAGTGACTCCTCTAGGAGCTCTCAGTGTTCTTGTAAG tgCCATTCTGTCATCCTTCTTTTTAAACGAAAAACTTAATTTACATGGAAAAATAGGATGTTTGTTAAGTATACTGGGATCAACTGTGATGGTAATTCATGCTCCACAAGAGGAAGAAGTAGAAACTTTGGATGAAATGTCCCACAAATTAGGTGATCCAG GTTTTGTGGTCTTCGCAACGCTCGTTGTCATTGTGTCTTTAATTCTCATATGTGTGGTGGGACCTCGCCATGGACAGACCAACATTCTCGTGTACATAACAATTTGCTCTGTAATTGGAGCCTTATCAGTCTCCTGTGTCAAAGGTCTGGGCATTGCTATAAAGGAACTTTTTGCAGGAAAACCAGTGCTGAAACATCCCTTGTCTTGGATTCTGCTGCTAAGCCTTACTGTCTGTGTGAGCACGCAGATCAACTATTTAAACAGGGCTCTGGATATATTCAACACTTCAATAGTGACTCCAATATATTACGTAATCTTTACAACATCTGTTTTAACTTGTTCTGCCATCCTTTTCAAGGAATGGCAACACATGGCGGCTGATGACATTATCGGCACCTTCAGTGGCTTCCTGACTATTATTGTGGGGATCTTTTTATTGCATGCCTTCAAAGATGTTAACTTCACCCTTGCAAACCTGCCCCTCTCTCTGCGGAAGGATGATAGAGCAGCAAATGGCACTTTGCTGAGCACATATGACAGCTTTAATGATGATGAAGAAAGTTCTGCCTGCCTAGGTGAAATGCAATCCACTGAGAGTCTCTCAGCCAGGAGAAATGGAAGCCTGTCAGCCTTCTGA